In the genome of Kluyveromyces marxianus DMKU3-1042 DNA, complete genome, chromosome 1, one region contains:
- a CDS encoding putative NADPH dehydrogenase C23G7.10c, whose product MCTYSSEKFEANKYHLVHYGSICSSGPGFVIVESSAINPIGSSSANDLGLFTEEQAETHRENIVDWAHLHNIKIGVQLGHAGRKASMVSPLDGHLGLYLSREDGGWSDQLVAPSAVPFDEKSGVVPRELSVEEIEEIIKQYGVSAKLAVEKAGYDFVEIHAGYGYLPCQFFTPTANKRTDDYGGSFENRTRFLLEIIDEVRANIPETVPIFVRLCADENVEDAESWKLEDTLKLVPVLAEHGVDVIDVCSGGLNSKEFNWGNPRFLPPKEIAHKIKQNCPKNLLVASTGGVQDGKLANDLLENGIIDLLLIGRVYLKNSGVVWGLADDLGIQLEQAKQKAWIFDSEGHMKK is encoded by the coding sequence ATGTGCACGTACTCGTCCGAGAAATTCGAGGCAAACAAGTACCATTTGGTGCATTATGGGTCGATCTGCAGCAGTGGGCCTGGTTTTGTGATTGTTGAGTCATCTGCTATAAATCCGATTGGTAGCTCATCTGCCAATGACTTGGGGCTATTCACAGAGGAACAAGCTGAGACACACAGGGAGAACATTGTGGACTGGGCACACCTCCATAACATCAAGATCGGTGTGCAGTTGGGCCATGCGGGACGTAAGGCGTCGATGGTTTCGCCGTTGGACGGGCATCTCGGGCTTTACCTGTCGCGCGAAGATGGAGGGTGGTCGGACCAATTGGTGGCTCCCTCTGCTGTGCCGTTTGATGAGAAGAGCGGAGTGGTGCCCAGGGAGTTGAGTGTGGAGGAGATTGAGGAGATAATCAAGCAGTACGGGGTGAGTGCCAAGCTTGCGGTGGAAAAAGCGGGCTACGATTTCGTCGAGATCCATGCTGGTTATGGATACTTGCCATGCCAGTTTTTCACTCCAACGGCAAACAAGCGGACCGACGACTACGGGGGTTCGTTCGAAAACCGGACAAGATTCCTCTTGGAAATTATCGATGAGGTAAGAGCCAACATTCCAGAAACAGTACCCATCTTTGTTAGATTGTGTGCTGATGAGAATGTGGAGGATGCAGAAAGCTGGAAGCTCGAGGATACGTTGAAACTAGTGCCAGTGCTTGCCGAACACGGCGTCGATGTTATTGATGTGTGTAGCGGTGGCCTAAACTCCAAGGAATTCAATTGGGGGAACCCAAGGTTCCTTCCTCCAAAGGAAATCGCCCATAAGATCAAGCAAAATTGCCCCAAAAATCTTCTAGTTGCTTCAACTGGCGGTGTACAAGACGGCAAATTAGCGAATGATCTATTAGAAAATGGTATCATCGACCTTTTGCTAATCGGCAGAGTTTACTTAAAGAATTCAGGTGTTGTATGGGGATTGGCAGATGATCTAGGCATCCAATTAGAACAAGCCAAACAAAAGGCTTGGATCTTCGATTCCGAAGGTCATATGAAGAAGTAA
- the GMC1 gene encoding putative oxidoreductase — protein sequence MEFPNWWCVFGLLLAWLLSDTCEGKEVIFDISRHGDGRTIVINGNSELVKPVLRLRNGERLNLKLENHLDEPTGVHFHGMLLENYVGEGKGEGEDGQADPAVLGDGVPGVTQYEVGAGYAYWQNMSVAQDTCGTFWYHSHYAVQYGEGLRGPVVVECEKFDSHESRVASEYGLGDRERAQERIITLSDWYKRSHDSIMYDSLQVDGYSDPRVDGSLFNGKQDAGQVVSFPADADYLRLRVLNVANSNTQVLHIANHKLIVIEIDGVLVKPVELSTLTLATGQRYTVLVGRDEKSRSSQIVHGCNKMMGYITKTHILRYESPGESPGESQGESQGESQGEIVEATTTSIKRLPGFSRDELYKVYEPIDWELLPDPESSENGRKISLDYEESSSEATLQKYGTSMYLVNGHTMGDFMNPEGTTTPLLLSRGGENASPKASPAAQPIDVGFGATVDIAINSIDHMRHPWHLHGHHFQVISMGESHDGPLHWDDTESVAYKKYAQDMEYWRSGSRVPMTRDSINIPGRSYAVIRFATDSPGLWMLHCHVDWHMVKGLGVVLQEGLDKLPMDIVRVTEPFLMSAGQTQPEEDQEDQEDQEDQDQDQDQDQDQGQTQPAPSSPPAPPGPKGQSSTSKTKVLAIYGTVMLLVDVLLYKLFV from the coding sequence ATGGAGTTTCCGAATTGGTGGTGTGTTTTCGGGCTGCTGCTTGCATGGTTGCTGAGCGATACATGCGAAGGGAAAGAAgttatatttgatatatcaCGTCATGGGGATGGACGAACCATAGTGATCAATGGGAATTCGGAGTTGGTAAAGCCGGTTTTAAGGCTTCGGAATGGGGAGCGGTTGAACTTAAAGCTTGAGAACCATTTGGATGAGCCTACTGGGGTGCATTTCCACGGGATGCTGCTTGAGAACTACGTTGGAGAGGGAAagggagagggagaggATGGGCAGGCCGATCCTGCGGTGTTAGGAGACGGAGTTCCTGGGGTAACGCAGTACGAGGTTGGTGCTGGATACGCGTACTGGCAGAATATGAGTGTGGCACAGGATACGTGTGGGACATTCTGGTACCATTCGCATTATGCGGTACAGTACGGTGAAGGGTTGAGAGGCCCAGTTGTGGTGGAGTGCGAGAAATTCGACAGCCACGAGTCCCGGGTAGCTTCGGAATACGGGCTAGGGGATCGAGAACGTGCGCAGGAGCGGATCATCACGTTGAGCGACTGGTACAAGCGGTCGCACGACAGCATAATGTATGATTCGTTGCAGGTTGACGGGTACTCGGACCCGCGTGTAGACGGTTCGCTCTTCAATGGGAAGCAGGATGCGGGCCAAGTTGTCAGTTTCCCGGCGGACGCAGATTACTTGCGGTTGCGTGTGCTCAACGTGGCGAACAGCAACACGCAGGTGTTGCACATTGCGAACCACAAGCTGATTGTGATCGAGATAGACGGTGTGTTGGTGAAGCCCGTGGAGCTTTCGACGTTGACGCTCGCGACGGGCCAGCGGTACACGGTGCTTGTTGGGCGGGACGAGAAGAGCAGGAGCTCGCAGATCGTCCATGGCTGCAACAAGATGATGGGCTACATCACGAAGACGCATATCCTCAGGTATGAGTCCCCAGGGGAGTCCCCAGGGGAGTCCCAAGGAGAGTCCCAAGGAGAGTCCCAAGGAGAAATTGTTGAAGCCACGACCACATCGATCAAGCGTCTTCCCGGGTTCAGCCGCGACGAATTGTACAAGGTGTACGAGCCAATCGACTGGGAACTACTCCCGGACCCAGAATCCAGCGAAAACGGACGCAAGATCTCGCTCGACTACGAGGAATCCTCGTCAGAAGCCACTCTACAAAAATACGGAACGTCGATGTACTTGGTCAATGGACACACAATGGGCGATTTCATGAACCCGGAGGGAACGACGACGCCCTTGCTTCTCTCGCGCGGTGGCGAGAACGCCAGCCCCAAGGCCAGCCCTGCAGCCCAGCCCATCGACGTGGGGTTCGGGGCGACAGTAGACATCGCCATCAACAGCATCGACCACATGCGACACCCCTGGCATCTCCACGGACACCACTTCCAGGTGATCAGCATGGGCGAGTCGCACGACGGCCCGCTACACTGGGACGACACCGAGTCTGTTGCTTACAAGAAGTACGCCCAGGATATGGAGTACTGGAGATCAGGGTCCAGGGTCCCGATGACTCGCGACAGCATCAACATTCCGGGCCGGAGCTACGCGGTGATCCGGTTTGCGACCGATTCGCCGGGGCTTTGGATGCTCCACTGTCACGTGGACTGGCACATGGTGAAGGGACTCGGAGTAGTCTTGCAAGAGGGGCTCGACAAGTTGCCGATGGACATTGTACGGGTAACAGAGCCGTTTTTGATGTCAGCGGGACAAACACAGCCGGAGGAGGACCAGGAGGACCAGGAGGACCAGGAGGACCAGGACCAGGACCAGGACCAGGACCAGGACCAGGGACAAACACAGCCGGCTCCTTCGTCTCCTCCTGCACCACCAGGGCCCAAGGGACAATCATCCACCTCCAAAACAAAAGTGCTAGCGATATACGGCACCGTCATGCTCCTAGTGGACGTCCTACTGTACAAACTCTTCGTATAG
- the GIN4 gene encoding serine/threonine-protein kinase GIN4: MNGNGITTLKGDKIGPWKLGSTLGIGSTGKVVMASNESTGQQAAVKIISKSIFNAQGSTIIGGTDPDVLPYGIEREIIIMKLLNHPNVLRLYDVWETSKDLYMVLEYVEKGELFNLLVERGPLPENEAVRFFRQIIIGISYCHALGIVHRDLKPENLLLDHKYNVKLADFGMAALESKDKLLETSCGSPHYAAPEIVSGLPYHGFESDVWSCGVILYALLTGRLPFDEEDGNIRNLLLKVQSGKYEMPGDDEISHEAQDLIAKILTVDPEQRIKTREILKHPLLKKYPSIKDSKSIRNLPREDTYLNPLSLEGGNERVDENILQNLVVLWHGRNKDEITAKLKEPGPNLEKTFYALLHRFKHDNYQEQLKQQELQKKSSISSNSLMYVGYSPSPNKLGSPVSTPKKKRSSIIVASSSHKRPVSIQKLSSQNSSPVKNGSIGKRLSKSFSSNKRISVLVSNSSSPTPSSHKRISRLNDGSAPPVPKEMLRDYKRQSKRQSKRFSLLPNMKRGSITTKLIATYAKLSEDNEWEYIEKETKRTSQDFATLMDEIFEHEKYEQIRKEKEELERKVREQREREEREQRERERAELEEQQRRREEELSRAQRQQELQEQMEQEIIKLKAEYGATERKKPNNRSSSAPMESNGDARKRDSTFEVKNDIKNLINTRNFSLQTRPVSRLDPGILANENRMSNRIDEEDISKEQTILETIRRSKFLGSQFNLNVELEKAKKELKARERQEQIRKYSEQNEQPYEIQELPRNAKGVATLRDDEAEPRKLSEVKVPQFTRRSKHFSASNKRFSVLSMYSTKNSFTNLVDHLKNDAYLESTLPDVHEYPTSNGNQEPEFMFEAVEEQEEPSKLYEISENDNLLRSSENDTKSDTPKEISNPKPKDVNLPSLPPLQNSHNRLDEDGAMGLGIYQTNEDSEKSPKPDLDDEQVDENTKRETVQEERKKQELKENKAPLNDVMKKNNERKPLEEITPKVQNKRKISFFRKFSQGAEKKVGPANFDCELKASVSAPKMFKALDRLLKEWTDYGLKQVKSVPSQSVIYGKLTSDNILSLRSTGFMIAISEGEGNGSVIRFTKKTGSTKTFNRLVNEIEKILEKEKVLIFSS; this comes from the coding sequence ATGAACGGTAACGGAATAACAACGCTGAAAGGCGATAAAATTGGGCCATGGAAACTGGGGTCGACTCTTGGTATTGGTTCTACTGGAAAAGTTGTTATGGCGTCGAATGAGAGTACAGGCCAACAAGCAGCTGTTAAAATCATTTCCAAGTCGATTTTCAACGCGCAAGGATCTACTATCATAGGTGGCACGGACCCTGATGTGCTTCCTTACGGCATTGAACGTGAAATCATTATCATGAAGTTGCTAAACCACCCAAATGTTCTCAGATTGTACGATGTTTGGGAGACTTCGAAGGATTTGTATATGGTTTTGGAGTACGTTGAAAAGGGGGAGTTGTTCAATTTGCTCGTTGAAAGGGGCCCATTGCCAGAAAATGAAGCTGTTAGATTTTTCAGACAGATCATTATTGGTATCTCTTATTGTCACGCGTTGGGTATTGTACATCGTGACTTGAAACCGGAAAATCTGCTTTTAGATCACAAGTACAATGTCAAGTTGGCAGATTTCGGAATGGCCGCACTAGAGTCCAAGGACAAGCTTCTAGAGACAAGTTGTGGGTCACCTCATTATGCTGCGCCAGAAATTGTTTCTGGATTGCCATACCATGGTTTCGAGTCCGATGTTTGGTCATGCGGTGTCATTCTTTACGCGTTGTTGACAGGTAGATTACcttttgatgaagaagatggaaacATTAGAAACCTTTTACTCAAGGTACAGAGTGGTAAATACGAAATGCCTGGAGACGACGAAATATCTCACGAAGCTCAAGATTTAATTGCAAAGATCTTGACTGTGGATCCAGAACAAAGAATTAAAACAAGAGAAATACTAAAACATCCACTTCTCAAAAAATACCCAAGCATCAAGGATTCTAAGTCCATCAGAAACTTGCCTCGCGAAGATACCTACTTAAACCCACTATCCCTGGAAGGAGGTAACGAACGCGTCGACGAAAACATTCTACAAAATCTAGTCGTATTATGGCACGGCAGGAACAAAGACGAGATCACTGCTAAGTTAAAGGAACCCGGTCCAAACCTAGAAAAAACGTTTTACGCCCTGCTACATAGATTCAAACATGACAATTATCAAGAACAACTgaaacaacaagaacttcaaaagaaatcatCCATATCCTCAAACTCCCTTATGTATGTTGGTTACTCTCCATCTCCGAATAAACTGGGCTCACCAGTTTCTactccaaagaaaaagagatcCTCAATCATAGTGGCTTCCTCGTCTCATAAGAGACCAGTGTCTATTCAAAAGCTAAGCAGTCAGAATAGTTCGCCTGTAAAAAATGGTTCCATTGGTAAAAGGTTGAGTAAATCATTCTcttcaaacaaaagaatttcGGTATTGGTGTCTAACTCATCTTCTCCAACGCCTTCCTCTCACAAGAGAATTTCAAGGCTAAATGATGGATCAGCACCACCCGTTCCTAAAGAGATGTTACGTGATTACAAGCGGCAATCTAAAAGGCAATCTAAGAGATTCTCTCTATTGCCTAATATGAAGCGTGGGTCTATAACTACCAAGCTAATAGCCACATATGCAAAACTCTCGGAGGATAACGAATGggaatatattgaaaaggaaacaaagagaaCTAGTCAAGACTTTGCTACGCTGATGGATGAGATCTTTGAACATGAAAAGTACGAGCAGataaggaaagaaaaggaagaattggaaagaaagGTTAGAGAACAGCgtgaaagagaagagcGCGAACAAAGAGAGCGCGAACGTGctgaacttgaagaacaacagagaagaagagaagaagaactatCGAGAGCTCAGAGACAGCAAGAACTTCAAGAGCAAAtggaacaagaaatcaTTAAACTCAAAGCTGAATATGGGGCAAcggaaagaaagaagccAAATAATAGGTCATCTTCTGCTCCAATGGAAAGTAATGGTGACGCTCGTAAGAGGGATAGCACTTTTGAGGTTAAAAATGACATAAAAAATCTAATTAACACTCGTAACTTCTCATTGCAAACCAGACCAGTCTCTAGATTAGATCCTGGTATTTTGGCAAATGAAAACAGAATGTCTAATCgtattgatgaagaagatatttcCAAGGAACAAACTATTCTTGAAACGATCAGAAGGTCTAAATTCCTCGGTTCTCAGTTTAATTTAAACGTCGAACTTGAAAAGGCTAAGAAAGAGCTAAAGGCAAGGGaaagacaagaacaaaTCCGGAAATACTCTGAACAAAACGAACAACCTTATgaaattcaagaattgCCTAGAAATGCCAAAGGAGTTGCCACTCTTAGAGATGATGAAGCCGAGCCTAGAAAACTGTCGGAGGTTAAGGTGCCTCAATTCACTAGAAGGTCGAAGCACTTCTCAGCATCTAATAAAAGATTTTCTGTCCTCTCAATGTATTCAACTAAAAATTCTTTCACCAATCTTGTGGATCACTTGAAGAACGATGCCTATCTGGAAAGTACACTACCAGATGTACATGAATACCCAACTTCAAATGGTAACCAAGAACCTGAATTTATGTTTGAGGCGGTtgaggaacaagaagagcCATCCAAACTTTATGAAATTTCGGAAAATGACAACCTATTACGTAGTTCTGAAAATGATACAAAGTCTGACACTCCTAAGGAGATCAGCAATCCAAAGCCAAAGGACGTTAACCTCCCATCGCTGCCGCCTTTGCAAAATAGCCATAACAGATTAGACGAAGATGGTGCTATGGGATTGGGTATTTATCAAACTAACGAAGACTCTGAAAAGTCACCAAAACCAGATCTCGATGATGAACAAGTGGATGAGAACACAAAACGTGAAACAGTACAAGAAGAACGCAAGAAGCAGGAGTTGAAAGAGAATAAGGCGCCTTTGAATGATGttatgaagaagaataatgaACGCAAGCCACTGGAAGAAATAACTCCTAAGGTTCAAAATAAACGTAAGATCTCATTCTTTAGAAAGTTCTCTCAAGGagcagaaaagaaggttggTCCAGCTAATTTCGACTGTGAACTAAAGGCTAGTGTCTCTGCTCCAAAAATGTTCAAAGCCCTTGATAGACTGTTGAAGGAGTGGACAGACTATGGCCTGAAGCAGGTAAAATCAGTACCTAGCCAATCGGTAATATATGGGAAGCTAACAAGTGACAACATATTATCATTGAGATCCACAGGATTTATGATTGCTATTAGCGAAGGCGAAGGTAACGGTTCAGTAATCCGATTTACTAAAAAGACAGGTTCAACCAAGACGTTTAATAGACTAGTGAATGAGATTGAAAAGATTCtggaaaaagagaaggtTCTAATATTCTCTTCGTGA